aaaaaaaaaaatcccccTCAAAGAATTCAAAATACGGAAACTGAACTTTGACAactcttctttttatcgtgtgggttgtgaggtggaataccagcctcatcaaccctggtgtcagggttactattaagccgccaaaggccccacaACTTTGACAAGATTCTCCTCTacgcttttttgtaattgttctgtgaacattttaagtgatgttattgtcttgtttttgtgtgtcgCGTCCTATTcactctctatttaagagctgcgctattgtcggtggagtaaccgccattcctctcttcttcccgccaaaaccttcacctcccgatacgacacgacctgcaccttctcttttatttgtttcataaatgttatcctaggtctaccccttcctctcttcccttcaatttttccttctataatgtttgttataagttaatgaatcgtgtcgtatcaggtggccaatcatatttcctctccggttctgtgtagtcttcaatatggttctcttttcttcaactctttccagcactttttcatttgtcGCGTCCTTACATattaataaatgatttctattcttttttgacgtaaaTTAGTGTACTTGGCCACTATACAAATAATAGTTCACTATCCACGTAATTGCCATGGTCGGAGTGTATATTCCATAGAATAAAGAGAACCGTAGAACCTtcccccccgcaccaattcatattggccgccgacctcaccccctctgggtcttactttagtcaaatggccgtaagctgctaaggagtGAAAGAGAGCGCGCATGGACTGTCTATCTCGTTCGCACTTAACTGTCCGGGTTGTGTCTATGGTTagattgtggtcaaaaaggCGTGacatattttaatgaatttacCTGTGAAATATTATTGGAAGGAGAGTCACGGTTATTTGATAGTATTAATAGGTATAGAGCGTGCTATCTTAATTCACAATAATATCAGTAGTAAATACCCAATGTGCATTGTTATTCATTGTAGATTGTGGCTGGTATAATAGAACTTTAGGAAATTGGTGACTTAACCCGCGTCACAAGCATACACTTTATTACTATGTCGCATTAATTATTTTGACAAATCGAACTCcaattctcactaaatgtcaaatatgttaaaacgacagggttctaaaacaGTACGTGAttttgctcatgattgtactgGGCTGGGGGTCtgggaataaagaaaaaaagtaagtaaatatttttgctgGCTCTTTTTAGGCATTatgtggtaagcagagactatggaattccatttgcttcaatcctgacacacttctcttgcttcctccacatacatcaatcgtttcatacacgcacgccggtttagagtagatctaCTTGAGGAGCTTACTATAACAAACCTATGTACCGTTTGCGGCCCAACCTAAGGCCCGACTATCTGCGGCCATGCAGCAAAACGTAACagctacagtcatgagcaataaaatgTAGCCACTTtatgactctgtcgcactaacatatttgacatttagtgagacttacagttcaattgtcaaaaaagttagtgacatggtaccaaagtgtatatatattaatgctcgtgaccgtacacagacACTCTTACCATCATCTGTCCAGatgtagtgatgatgatgacttcctGTTGGGGTAGGAATTCTACTCACTACTATTTATTACACCACTACATTACTATTACTGGTTGTAGTAAAAATATTCAGAACTTAGaaaaaaacaatcaatcaataattctttattgcacaaagacataagtataggacatgtacaaacgaataaaataacgAATAAAAACGTAGTCAGTCATTGGCCAAACCCATACTTGCCCAGGCGCATAGTTGGTACGCAACAATGCTGCCATTATTCGCGGCCAAGCGTTGGACCATGGGCCGTGGCACATTGTTGCCTCGTACATAACCCAGGTGGCTGCTGTATTCAGGCCACTTTGTCCCAGGAGGGGCCCGGCAAGACATGGGTAACACCGCGGGCGTCCAGCCCGAACAGGGAGGTAAGTGTCTTGCtaaaatctatttaaaaaacaaatcttGGAACACCGGCTGTCAATGTAATTACTGTtattaacgcaaaaatatcctaagaATCTTTGGTCTTTTTGCGAAAAATCttggagtcttcaaggctaaagtgaataggcatttgaagcgtgatccaccctagaccaaatcgtcacttaccatcaggtgaaattATGGCCAAACGCGAGCTTATacgtattattaaaaaaaaaactataagggttccgttttcccTAAACCCTAAAAATATCAAGTTAGAACTAAAGTATATcgccaatatattattattaattaggtatttacttaataactgcaaaaaaacaaaattattcttGGATATATTCTCTAAACCGGCATGAGTGTATAAAgtaatgataatcacgtgcgaCTCCAAGAaatgtttcggaggtatatgaacCTGTAATtgaactggttttcccttcgggttgcaaggtcagacagtcgcttctgtaaaaaaccggacctgacaaatcttcaaatAACGCTAAGGAGGTCATCTATCAAACCTTACCAAGCTGCGGTTTTGAATCACCTGTGCCCTGTTGTAGTATCCGAATCTACGAGAGTGACTACATTGTTCTACGTAAAGTATAATGGGCCATTAATAGTAGTAATTAGTCAGATACATATTATAGGTAAAAATTGTTAACAATCTACTACTGTGTAAACATTTAATGTACTGTTGCTTTTGTccccaataaaataaaatcacataAAATAGGTAACAATTAGAAGTAGAATggctaaaaatatttaatcataTATTAAATGTTATCCCAAGTAGCTGGTGATGTAGTTTACAATCGGTTTTAGTCGAGATTATTTGGATTTAACGTTTTTGAAACTTGGCGCGCTATGGCGGTACCTCCACTgaacttattacttttttaaaagtttGGGGTAGAGGGGATTTTGGCCGGGAATCTTAACAAAATCTATTCATTACAGAAGTCAACACTTCTCAACCAGGCGAAGAAGGAACAGAAAACAAGGACtacttcaaaaaaatattccGTTCCGGAAATAGGGAGGAGTCAGATAAAGATAAACTGAAAGATAAAAAAGACATGAAGAAAAAGCAATCATGCGCCACCATCTGCATAAAGTTCCTCTACATAGCGCTGGGGATCATCACAATTGTAAGtattcatattttaaatatatttttgcactACTTTGAACTTTGAACTAAATACTATAAAGAAATGGTTTTCATTTCGTTTTTCCTGAGTACCGGTCGTTCAAACTCAAACTACAGATTTCTGTATGGCTATTTAGTCAGGATGtgatgttttttgacgtgatttattgtagatttgccgcaaatggcgttaactacttggtcggacaaacggggagcactGATTGgttctcacccagtacaaaatttaagacaacaggcctgcggGGAGTTGGTCTTGAACCGATGTTCAAGCCCAACTTACCCAaaacgaccctagtgggtcgatagcgataagcgataAATGAGGAAAATTGTCGACCACCCACGCCGGcagggttggtatcggggttagTCAGGATGAGAAAAGCTTAAGAAAATTTATGAGTAGGGATTTAGTAAGTCCGGCTGATTAAGCACTTTGCCTCACGACTTTAACTGAGAACCACTACTGAAGAGTTGAATAGCGTTCAATTAATTATCAAAGATTGGTATGCATTCTTGCTTTTGCTGCTATTTTGCAACGTGCGTTTCGTCTATTCACCGATAAGAGAACAAATCCGGTCACAACGCGTTGAGCTGGATTCAACCACAACGAGAAATTCGTGTTACGGAATATGGACCTTTTCAATACTCACAATGCGTATTGGTTTAATGAAACTGCCACAAAGAAATTCGTGTTGTGGTTCCCGAGATGCTGCTCAAATCTTTCTGGCGATATTTCGCGGTATGTATTTGTGAACTGAGTCACTGAGTCAAACCTGTTGAGGTCCAGGACACAGATTTGCTGGAGAAGAGGATTTGGTCGAGGACACGGACCGAAGCCGAAGCCTCTTCTAAACGCCATCGCCAGGCAGAAAATTCTCTTTGTAACGCTGCGACTCATTACCGCGGTAAGCATGCACTTGCACATATTTAGCCATATAGAACCGTTGGTATAAGATCCATTTTGTGGTCGTTTCGTTAAACcaatagtttttaaaaaatgtgGCCAGATCCAAAGGGTGTTTCTGATCAAGGGTAATTTCAGGCGTAAATTATGCGACATGTGTGttgcattttacatttattttaattcttattCTAGATAGAGTACTTTAAATAGGCGACCTTATTTATATTCCTTTGTGCAGAAAATCTATTTTTATTGTCTCGTTCTTtcaaaactctttttttttcagCTCCTGTCAATAGCGACGATAGCAGTGACCGTGGCGACAGGCGTCGCGACCAAGATCTACAGCAGCGACATGTCTGGGCGCCTAGTCGCCATGATCCTTCTGGCTGTGACGGCAGCCATCACCCTTTGCGTCACCATCTACTCCTCAATAGCTATCTTCAGGAAACAAAGTCGGCCTGTTCATGTAGTGAGTACTTTTTCTACATAGATAGGCGATTCTCACAGTGCctcgcatgatgcagcgtagcgcgtggatgcgtgttcttccgttgtttgtaagtatctccgtttgtatagaaaacacgcacagtgtaacacacagaaaatgtatCCACGCGTGTTCATGCGGATCACGCGCATACAAGCGGAGAAACATGCACCCCCGCGCGTAGGTGCGGGGCGCGACGCAAGGTATAGCACGCCGAATCCCGCAGTGCTGCGCGTGATTTTGGAACGGCTTTGAAATGAAAGCCGCCGTGCCTTAATCTACAAAACGCCGCTACGCGCGTGAGTGCGTAAAAACCCGCACGATGATGCAGATCAGCACTTCCGCAGGTATGCGCGTAGGTGCGGCTACACGCAACATGCAGCATGATGCGgcgcagtgtgagaatcgccataATCTCACCACTGACtgttagtcactgtggtcctgtgattcactggcttgcttctcaaacggggagcgccggttcgagtCCCGGTACCGGACGTGCACCAATCAGTCATTAATTTATCTGAAGCACAGTTGTTGACGTCAGATCTGGCAGCCCCCATTGCCTAGTTTTGTTGATTATATGGTGCATAGCAACGGGGTAAAGTAaggttttttatattaagtaagtactataattttgtgtacctactttttctcattgcttctatgctgttctgggagcaaataaaaaacatagaaaacgttcagctgcttgccttcccgggcatgtcgtaaaaactgacagagggattgtgtcctctaacatgatggactaatgttatgggcgataggctgatcccttatcaccataaggttcatcatatccagcttacgacatcgtatcaacagtggctgcaagttgtctttgattacttgtggctctgcccaccccattagggattacgggcgtgagtttatgtatgtactttttcTCATTAATAAGTtggtggggttttctcaacggatcggacctgagttgcgtgtggtgttacgccacagactatggcttaTCTGACATcctgccccgcgtgccctgatacctgtacgcgagaggagctgatgaatgtcaccgaaaatgctgtccgagtggcaaaatactgggttGAAAAAacctgaatgccatcgaaacgacaagaagaagaagttggtCATCaacacattggtctaacagaaagctcaggtgtgggtacatagttcatcttgcgatggatgtacctctgactaccccaattgagatatagtcgtgagcttatgttatgttattcaccAGATGACGAATTGTGAActtatatacattgttttaagtttacgcggttattaaatggggatatgagactcatgagggagtctcatatccccatttaaacgcggtaagaacccgttattatgtgttttaattgtgaactTATATGTTTGAACTTTTACATaattcctcaccttatggttgtctggaaaaaATCGCTTTAatcgataaggccgccatttgcgaGTGAAGTCTCTTTTAAACGGACAAACGTGGAAAGAGGTGTGACTTTACGTTATCGCGgctaaaattagtgatgtgcctAATCAATCGATTTTACTCTATCTAACAACACTATACtctaaacataaactcacacccgtaatccgtAAGGAGGTAGGCAGATTCTTAAGCAATCAGAATATAACTTGCTGCTATATTTACGATAAGTCCGGGAACATAGTTAAGAATTAAACTTGCTTGATTGCAAAGTCATTAGTACTTAACTATCAAGGTTAATATAATCTAATATTGCATAATAGTATTATACCTGCTCACATAAAATCAGCTTTtcatcaataaaaaatacaataacaagTCATAAATCACATAAAACCATAACTCGTTATGATTTGACGATAACAATAAGACATAAAATTCATAACTACCCACTTAAACAACGGGTTATATTAAACGAATTTCACGTAGTTTTATAACACATAAtgctacataaattcacgctcttaatccctaatggagtgagcagagctacaagtaaatagatgaaaacttgcagccacttttgatatgaagctctcactcggtacaaataagacaacaggcctgaggatgcccagttaggcgccaacctcggctcagggcgtcgactgagatggttatatttgaaagaattaatcgaccctagtgggccgaaagcgataagcgctgaatgagggaagtcgtcgaccatgccggcggagTGAGAGTTGGGGTTCTGAAGTGCTtcttgtcgcgagctgattggctgcctctatggttaggttaggttacgttAGGTAATGtcccttctttttcttcttctatcgtgtgggttgtgaggtggattatcaaccatggtgtcagggttattactgagcctaGGCcactgatatgactcatgtaacgactacgtacttacatcagtaagtaataaccgggatcgacggattaacgtgccttccgaagcacggatcatcttacttttggacaatcaggtgatcagccttggGTGATCTGCAACggaactagggatcataaagtgagttttacgatatgtccccacggggattcgatcttcggatcgtgagcacgacACTCAACCACGGAGGCCTTATAACGTcgctaagcgggatgtattcggaagccgcagcGCAGAATGAGGATATCATCGACCacggcggcggggtcggtatcgggagtCTGTTCCGTTGTCATTCTAAACAATTATTGTAACTCAGCAATTTTTATGGTACAAAATTATGGCAtactaaattgtaattttatagtGCTAATCTAGAAACAAGGTTATTTACTTGTGACCTTGGGTGCCTGAAAGAGTAATGTATTCAGGTTGAATGGAGCAGGAGGTGGCATATCACGCGATACCGCCAGTTTAGGTGGCCAGACAACCGATTATAATACCGTTTGAAAATTGTGAAGTACcttgttaaaataaattagattcAGTTCCTAGAATAAGCGTGTATAAGGATTATAGTAGAATTGAACAGAAAACTTCAATTGGAAACGATAATAAGTAAATTAGTTcgaggtaagtacttacttattaacagTCCAGTCTTTATTTTATGCCAATCTGTCCCAATAATTTGCTTACCAAGACTATCTCCTAAACAGCCTGAACATCATTATTCGAatgaatttcagagaaatacgtattttcttgtttcaaactttttagagcgtgatttttccgtagtcggcttttagtttttaaagttatatttcTGTAactttcgtgaaaagtaatagtaatatataaaaaccgcctatataagtcccactgctgagcacaggtccccctcaatcaacctgggGGAGGGGTATATCTACTAGCTACTCGCTAGGTAGATGGAAGatgttacccgcgacttcgttcgcgtgaaacccCGTTGTAATAActtagaagtttcatacaaactttgtcaCCCCATTTAAGCCCCTTAGGGGTTGTATTGCTTATTAAGGACTTACGTtctaaaaggaacccccatgcaaaatttgagactcctagcacTTGTGTACTTTCTGAGATTTCgcgatgagtgagtcagtcaccTTTCGTTTTTATGGAACCCAAAAAATGTTGGAAGAGAATGAAaattgacatcatcatcatctccttagcattatctcggttttcacagggtccatttacctaacctgaatatttgacaggtccggttttttacaaaagcgactgcctgtctgactttccaagcgaagggaaaaccagcccaatacaggttaggtcacttacctccgaaaaagcaatttctcggaaatgtgggtttcctcacgatgttttccttcaccgcagagcacgtgataatcaaaatgaaaatttacgTGTATCAGATTTAaggatattatatttacttCATCATTCTCGTAATATCGTTGCAGGCAGCAGTTGCATTAGTCATCATAGCGATCATCCAGGCGGTTATATGCGGGGTGTCCGTGAGAGTGACGGCTGAGGACGAATTTAACCTCACGCGGTCCCTCACGGAGTCCTTCCACTTGTCCAAGGAAGACAGCCCCCGGCATGTCAGGATCTGGGCTACCACACAGtatgatgtaagtacctacttataacttTTTACTAGGTAAAAATGTACCTTAGCACACCGgacgcttcatacaaaacacctcgttttgcacagacactacacattgacgttatcgtacagtcacgagtactaatatgtatacactttgcacaatcatgtcacattaac
The nucleotide sequence above comes from Pectinophora gossypiella chromosome 6, ilPecGoss1.1, whole genome shotgun sequence. Encoded proteins:
- the LOC126367346 gene encoding uncharacterized protein LOC126367346 isoform X2; the protein is MGNTAGVQPEQGEVNTSQPGEEGTENKDYFKKIFRSGNREESDKDKLKDKKDMKKKQSCATICIKFLYIALGIITILLSIATIAVTVATGVATKIYSSDMSGRLVAMILLAVTAAITLCVTIYSSIAIFRKQSRPVHVAAVALVIIAIIQAVICGVSVRVTAEDEFNLTRSLTESFHLSKEDSPRHVRIWATTQYDLSCCGVFGPEDYRPPRLPTYFSPDVPISCCPSYEPDRSELVQERSRELCKSKREYYNVGCKSLVLDCFRETATVVLSICITLMLFEIMEAVLGSFISREQTNKVASLKGAEEGAPEKPKRQKEDSDQTKSKVTAAKVKSPDETEPAKIKTPAVNKPSQKP
- the LOC126367346 gene encoding uncharacterized protein LOC126367346 isoform X3, which produces MAKVRGPKLTFEVNTSQPGEEGTENKDYFKKIFRSGNREESDKDKLKDKKDMKKKQSCATICIKFLYIALGIITILLSIATIAVTVATGVATKIYSSDMSGRLVAMILLAVTAAITLCVTIYSSIAIFRKQSRPVHVAAVALVIIAIIQAVICGVSVRVTAEDEFNLTRSLTESFHLSKEDSPRHVRIWATTQYDLSCCGVFGPEDYRPPRLPTYFSPDVPISCCPSYEPDRSELVQERSRELCKSKREYYNVGCKSLVLDCFRETATVVLSICITLMLFEIMEAVLGSFISREQTNKVASLKGAEEGAPEKPKRQKEDSDQTKSKVTAAKVKSPDETEPAKIKTPAVNKPSQKP